A window of the Bacillota bacterium genome harbors these coding sequences:
- a CDS encoding ornithine cyclodeaminase family protein produces the protein MERVELLWLDGEAVREALPPARAVEVAARALVAAWRGEAEVPMRQGLRLAGGGRALVMPASARHLVVKVVSVVPENADRGLPGTVGVVLLVDGGTGVPRALLDGTMLTGLRTGGVAAAAARALAPAGTRVMALIGSGTQAAFQAACALAVLPLEEVRVWSPQRPHAERLRGRVAALLPEERLSAVTWRVAASAEEAVAGAQLVACATTASEPVLRAEWLAPAVHVNGVGSFTPAMRELPRELVARAAEEAGIWVEKEEAALNEAGELIDALQAGVVARPSIRPLGELLAEGAPEGRRNGGASFFKSVGVAELDLLAAQEAAESAARHGLGRRLEWPVER, from the coding sequence GTGGAGCGGGTGGAGTTGCTCTGGCTGGACGGAGAGGCGGTGCGGGAGGCGCTTCCTCCCGCCCGGGCGGTGGAGGTGGCGGCGCGGGCGCTGGTCGCAGCCTGGCGCGGCGAGGCGGAGGTTCCCATGCGCCAGGGTCTCCGGCTCGCCGGCGGGGGACGCGCCTTGGTGATGCCGGCCTCGGCCCGGCACCTGGTGGTCAAGGTGGTCAGCGTCGTTCCGGAGAACGCCGATCGCGGCCTGCCCGGCACCGTGGGCGTGGTGCTCCTGGTCGACGGCGGGACCGGGGTGCCCCGTGCCCTGCTGGACGGCACCATGCTGACGGGGCTGCGCACCGGCGGCGTGGCGGCGGCCGCCGCCCGGGCCCTGGCTCCGGCCGGCACGCGGGTGATGGCGCTGATCGGCAGTGGCACCCAGGCGGCCTTCCAGGCTGCCTGTGCCCTTGCTGTCCTGCCGCTGGAGGAGGTCCGCGTCTGGAGCCCCCAGCGGCCGCACGCCGAGCGCCTCCGCGGCCGCGTCGCCGCCCTCCTCCCGGAGGAACGTCTCTCCGCCGTCACCTGGCGCGTGGCTGCCAGCGCCGAGGAAGCGGTGGCCGGCGCCCAGCTCGTCGCCTGCGCGACCACCGCCAGCGAGCCCGTGCTCCGGGCGGAGTGGCTCGCGCCGGCGGTCCACGTCAACGGCGTCGGCAGCTTCACCCCGGCCATGCGCGAGCTGCCCCGGGAGCTGGTCGCCCGGGCGGCGGAAGAGGCCGGGATCTGGGTGGAGAAAGAGGAAGCCGCGCTGAACGAGGCGGGCGAGCTGATCGACGCGCTGCAGGCGGGCGTCGTGGCGCGCCCGTCGATCCGGCCGCTGGGCGAGCTTCTGGCCGAGGGCGCCCCGGAGGGGCGACGCAACGGGGGTGCCAGCTTCTTCAAGAGCGTGGGCGTGGCCGAGCTGGACCTCTTGGCCGCCCAGGAGGCGGCCGAGTCTGCGGCACGGCACGGCCTCGGGCGGCGGCTCGAGTGGCCCGTGGAGCGCTGA
- a CDS encoding ABC transporter ATP-binding protein, translating into MSLLAVKELEVRYGHVAALRGVDLELGEGEIVAVLGANGAGKTTLLRTISGLVRPVAGEVRLGERTLVARHGGLPAHRIVTLGVAHVPEGRQVFATLTVDENLTLGAYSLRRERGRVEANRQRVFQLFPRLAERRGQLAGTLSGGEQQMLAIGRALMADPRILLLDEPSLGLSPLLVKTIFRALQEINAQGVATLLVEQNARAALQLAHRAYVLENGRVALAGPAVELARDDRVRRAYLGLRG; encoded by the coding sequence ATGAGCCTCCTCGCGGTGAAGGAGCTGGAGGTCCGGTACGGCCACGTGGCGGCGCTCCGGGGTGTCGACCTGGAGCTGGGCGAGGGCGAGATCGTCGCCGTTCTGGGGGCGAACGGGGCCGGGAAGACCACCCTGCTGCGCACCATCTCCGGCCTGGTCAGGCCCGTCGCGGGCGAGGTCCGGCTGGGGGAGCGGACGCTGGTCGCCCGGCACGGCGGGCTTCCGGCGCACCGCATCGTCACCTTGGGCGTCGCCCACGTGCCCGAGGGTCGGCAGGTCTTCGCCACGCTGACCGTGGACGAGAACCTGACGCTGGGCGCCTACAGCCTGCGACGGGAGCGGGGGCGGGTGGAGGCCAACCGGCAGCGCGTCTTCCAGCTCTTTCCCCGCCTCGCCGAGCGGCGGGGCCAGCTGGCTGGGACGCTCTCCGGCGGGGAGCAGCAGATGCTGGCCATCGGCAGGGCGCTGATGGCCGACCCGCGGATCCTGCTGCTGGACGAACCTTCCCTGGGGCTGAGCCCGCTTCTGGTCAAGACCATCTTCCGCGCGCTCCAGGAGATCAACGCCCAGGGCGTGGCCACGCTGCTGGTGGAGCAGAATGCCCGCGCCGCCCTCCAGCTGGCGCACCGCGCCTACGTGCTGGAGAACGGGCGCGTGGCGCTGGCTGGGCCGGCCGTGGAGCTGGCCCGCGACGACCGGGTGCGCCGCGCCTACCTGGGTCTGAGAGGCTAG
- the rpmF gene encoding 50S ribosomal protein L32: protein MGNPKRKFSKSRRDKRAAHWKLTPPNLVPCPHCHQMKLPHHACPHCGYYGEREVVRSAE from the coding sequence ATGGGCAATCCTAAGAGAAAGTTTTCCAAATCCCGCCGGGACAAGCGTGCGGCGCACTGGAAGCTGACCCCGCCCAACCTGGTGCCCTGCCCGCACTGCCACCAGATGAAGCTGCCCCACCATGCCTGCCCGCACTGCGGCTACTACGGCGAGCGCGAGGTGGTCCGCAGCGCCGAGTAG
- a CDS encoding beta-ketoacyl-ACP synthase III: MTGVTIRGLGVSLPEEIRTNEDLAGMVETSNEWILTRTGIAERRIASAAVATSDLALAAARQALDAAAVSPQELDLIVVATVTPDMPFPATACLLQAELGATRAACFDLEAACSGFLYGAGIAAQFVRTGVYRHVLVVGAETLSRIVDWSDRSTCVLFGDGAGAAVLGPASEEEGLLGFVLGADGAHAGLITQPAGGSRRPASLETVLQGEHTIRMQGREVYRVAVPAMVRASEEVLARAGVGIGDVDLFVPHQANARIIEAVGERLGIDRDRVFFNIERYGNISAASIPVSLYDAEKAGRLKPGHLVLTAAFGAGLTWAAALWRWTGAGGQERATARVREVLRDGRWRP, from the coding sequence TTGACAGGTGTGACCATACGGGGGCTGGGCGTTTCGCTCCCGGAAGAGATCCGCACCAACGAGGATCTGGCCGGCATGGTGGAGACCAGCAACGAGTGGATCCTCACCCGCACCGGCATCGCCGAGCGGCGCATCGCGTCGGCCGCCGTCGCCACCTCGGACCTGGCGCTGGCGGCCGCCCGCCAGGCACTGGACGCGGCGGCCGTCTCCCCGCAGGAGCTGGACCTGATCGTCGTCGCCACCGTGACGCCCGACATGCCCTTCCCGGCCACGGCCTGCCTGCTCCAGGCCGAACTCGGCGCCACCCGCGCCGCCTGCTTCGACCTGGAGGCCGCCTGCTCCGGCTTTCTCTATGGGGCGGGCATCGCGGCCCAGTTCGTGCGCACGGGCGTCTACCGCCACGTGCTGGTGGTCGGTGCGGAGACGCTCTCGCGCATCGTCGACTGGAGCGACCGCTCCACCTGCGTCCTCTTCGGCGACGGGGCCGGTGCGGCCGTGCTGGGCCCCGCCTCGGAGGAGGAAGGCCTGCTCGGCTTCGTCCTCGGGGCGGACGGCGCCCATGCCGGCCTGATCACCCAGCCGGCCGGCGGCTCGCGGCGGCCGGCCTCGCTGGAGACCGTCCTCCAGGGCGAACACACCATCCGCATGCAGGGGCGCGAGGTCTACCGGGTGGCGGTGCCCGCCATGGTCCGTGCCTCGGAGGAAGTGCTCGCGCGGGCGGGCGTCGGCATCGGCGACGTGGACCTCTTCGTCCCGCACCAGGCCAACGCCCGCATCATCGAGGCGGTGGGCGAGCGGCTGGGCATCGACCGCGACCGCGTCTTCTTCAACATCGAGCGGTACGGCAACATCTCCGCGGCCTCGATCCCTGTTTCCCTCTACGATGCCGAGAAGGCGGGGCGGCTCAAGCCGGGCCACCTGGTCCTGACCGCCGCCTTCGGCGCGGGCCTCACCTGGGCCGCCGCGCTCTGGCGCTGGACCGGGGCCGGCGGGCAGGAGCGGGCCACCGCCCGCGTCCGCGAGGTCCTCCGGGACGGGCGGTGGCGGCCGTGA
- a CDS encoding branched-chain amino acid ABC transporter substrate-binding protein, whose protein sequence is MNLIRKSSLLAGLLGGALLALAACGGTTPAGGGSAQGGIPSGPIKIGIQAPLSRDYALEGQGFQRAIQLLAGQINDKGGIDGHKIQIVPEDDQGTAQQAATAAQRLVAEGVVAVVGGYNSTATEAAQPIYNQNKVIQVTPASTAVQLSQKGYKYFFRTATLDSAQGKFAADLMVKTLGFRRIALLHDNSTYALGLAQATQKAVQEDGGQVVFFDAIVPGSNDYGAILTRLKAAAPQAVYFTGYFSDAGLLLKQSQAIGFKTQWIGGDANNNPQLVRVAGPDAEGFMVTTPPQPQDLKTPEAEQFVQEYRQKYGEMPPSVWTISAADAFRVIVDAIEKTHSTNPDKLADDLHQLKDFPGFTGPISFAANGDREGTLHKAYIVRNGQFVLYEKQPNE, encoded by the coding sequence TTGAACCTGATCCGCAAATCCAGCCTCCTCGCCGGACTCCTGGGCGGTGCGCTCCTGGCGCTGGCCGCCTGTGGCGGGACGACGCCCGCAGGCGGCGGCTCCGCCCAGGGCGGCATTCCTTCCGGGCCGATCAAGATCGGCATCCAGGCGCCCCTCTCGCGCGACTACGCCCTGGAGGGTCAGGGTTTCCAGCGGGCGATCCAGCTTCTGGCGGGACAGATCAACGACAAGGGTGGCATCGACGGCCACAAGATCCAGATCGTGCCGGAGGATGACCAGGGGACGGCCCAGCAGGCGGCCACCGCCGCCCAGAGACTGGTCGCCGAGGGCGTGGTGGCCGTCGTGGGCGGCTACAACTCCACCGCCACCGAGGCGGCGCAGCCCATCTACAACCAGAACAAGGTGATCCAGGTCACGCCGGCTTCGACGGCGGTGCAGCTGAGCCAGAAGGGCTACAAGTACTTCTTCCGCACGGCCACCCTGGACAGTGCCCAGGGCAAGTTCGCGGCCGACCTGATGGTGAAGACGCTCGGGTTCCGGCGGATCGCGCTCCTCCACGACAACTCCACCTACGCCCTGGGGCTCGCCCAGGCCACCCAGAAGGCGGTCCAGGAGGACGGCGGCCAGGTGGTCTTCTTCGACGCCATCGTCCCCGGTTCCAACGACTACGGCGCGATCCTGACGCGGCTGAAGGCGGCGGCGCCCCAGGCGGTCTACTTCACCGGCTACTTCTCCGATGCGGGGCTCCTGCTGAAGCAGAGCCAGGCCATCGGCTTCAAGACGCAGTGGATCGGCGGCGACGCCAACAACAACCCGCAGCTGGTCCGCGTGGCCGGCCCGGATGCCGAGGGATTCATGGTGACGACGCCGCCCCAGCCCCAGGACCTGAAGACGCCGGAAGCGGAGCAGTTCGTTCAGGAGTACCGGCAGAAGTACGGCGAGATGCCGCCCAGCGTATGGACGATCTCGGCGGCCGACGCCTTCCGGGTCATCGTCGACGCCATCGAGAAGACCCATTCCACCAACCCGGACAAGCTGGCGGACGATCTCCACCAGCTGAAGGACTTCCCGGGCTTCACGGGACCGATCAGCTTCGCCGCCAACGGCGACCGCGAGGGGACGCTCCACAAGGCGTATATCGTGCGGAACGGGCAGTTCGTCCTCTATGAGAAGCAGCCGAACGAGTGA
- a CDS encoding branched-chain amino acid ABC transporter permease translates to MSRLLELLLNGVTLGSVYALVALGYTMVYGVLRLINFAHGDLFALGAYLAFSLLTARALGGRVEGAAGLLVVLVLVMLFVAVAGALIERVAYRPLRRSSRLAPVVSALGVSVFLENAIMLVYGPDYQVFPHSLLPQVGWSLGAGIHVSLVQLLIVLVSVALMVALVLLVQKTTVGAAIRAVALDHDTARLMGIDVDRIILLVFLIGPALGGAAGLMVGTYYGQISFQMGWGYGLKAFTAAIIGGIGNIPGAMVGGLLLGILEALGAGYISSAWQGAITFLVLILILIFRPTGLLGERVVSKL, encoded by the coding sequence ATGAGCCGGTTGTTGGAGCTGCTGCTGAACGGGGTGACGCTCGGGTCGGTCTACGCGCTGGTGGCGCTGGGGTACACCATGGTCTACGGCGTCCTCCGGCTGATCAACTTCGCCCACGGTGACCTCTTCGCCCTGGGAGCCTACCTGGCTTTCTCCCTCCTGACCGCGCGGGCGCTGGGCGGCCGGGTGGAGGGGGCGGCGGGGCTCCTGGTGGTTCTGGTGCTCGTGATGCTCTTCGTCGCCGTGGCCGGGGCGCTGATCGAGCGGGTGGCCTACAGGCCGCTGCGGCGATCGTCGCGGCTGGCGCCGGTGGTCTCCGCGCTGGGCGTCTCGGTCTTCCTCGAGAACGCGATCATGCTGGTGTACGGGCCCGACTACCAGGTCTTCCCGCACAGCCTGCTGCCCCAGGTGGGCTGGTCGCTGGGGGCAGGGATCCACGTCAGCCTGGTCCAGCTCCTGATCGTCCTGGTCTCCGTGGCCCTGATGGTGGCGCTCGTCCTGCTCGTCCAGAAGACGACGGTGGGCGCCGCCATCCGGGCTGTGGCGCTGGATCACGACACCGCCCGGCTGATGGGCATCGACGTCGACCGGATCATCCTGCTCGTCTTCCTGATCGGGCCCGCCCTGGGCGGGGCGGCGGGGCTGATGGTCGGCACCTACTACGGTCAGATCAGCTTCCAGATGGGATGGGGGTACGGCCTGAAGGCCTTCACGGCGGCCATCATCGGCGGGATCGGCAACATCCCGGGCGCCATGGTGGGCGGGCTGCTCCTGGGAATCCTGGAGGCGCTGGGAGCGGGGTACATCTCCTCCGCCTGGCAGGGCGCGATCACCTTCCTGGTGCTGATCCTGATTCTGATCTTCCGGCCGACGGGCCTCCTGGGCGAACGGGTGGTGAGCAAGCTGTGA
- the fabG gene encoding 3-oxoacyl-[acyl-carrier-protein] reductase has protein sequence MSELEGNVALVTGASRGIGRAIALELARGGARVAIHYRSQAGRAQEVAAEVERLGSEALVLAGDVADPATADRLVKAVLERWGRLDILVNNAGVARDDLLLRLDEERWREVLETDLTAVYRLTRAALRPMLRQRYGRIVNIASVAGILGNAGQANYAAAKAGVIGFTRAVAREVGSRNITVNAVAPGYIETEMTAPLAGRLEEMVRQVPLGRPGRPEEVASAVRWLAGGGASYVTGQTLAVDGGLVML, from the coding sequence ATGAGCGAGCTGGAGGGGAACGTCGCCCTGGTGACGGGTGCCTCCCGCGGCATCGGCCGGGCCATCGCCCTGGAACTGGCGCGGGGAGGGGCCAGGGTGGCCATCCACTACCGCAGCCAGGCCGGACGCGCCCAGGAAGTGGCCGCGGAGGTGGAGCGGCTCGGCTCCGAGGCGCTGGTGCTGGCGGGTGACGTGGCCGATCCGGCGACGGCCGACCGCCTGGTGAAGGCGGTGCTGGAACGCTGGGGCCGTCTGGACATCCTGGTCAACAACGCCGGCGTCGCGCGCGACGACTTGCTCCTCCGCCTGGACGAGGAGAGGTGGCGGGAGGTGCTGGAGACCGATCTGACCGCCGTCTACCGGCTGACCCGGGCGGCCCTCAGGCCGATGCTCCGCCAGCGCTACGGGCGGATCGTCAACATCGCGTCGGTGGCCGGGATTCTTGGCAATGCCGGCCAGGCGAACTATGCTGCCGCCAAGGCGGGCGTGATCGGCTTCACCCGCGCCGTGGCGCGCGAGGTGGGCTCCCGCAACATCACCGTCAACGCGGTGGCCCCGGGGTACATCGAGACGGAGATGACCGCCCCGCTGGCGGGGCGGTTGGAGGAGATGGTGCGCCAGGTCCCCCTGGGGCGGCCTGGGCGCCCGGAAGAGGTGGCCAGCGCGGTCCGCTGGCTGGCAGGGGGCGGGGCCTCGTACGTCACCGGCCAGACGCTGGCCGTGGACGGCGGGCTGGTCATGCTCTGA
- the fabD gene encoding ACP S-malonyltransferase: protein MAAVSRVAWLFPGQGAQAVGMGFDLWQRWAVARQAFALADRVLGWPLTRLCFEGPQAELDRTERTQPALLAASVAAARVLRELGQQPAAVAGLSLGEYSALVAAGAVELEEALRLVEHRGRYMQEAVPEGAGAMVAVIGLEREPVVRACRQVREAGGLVQPVNFNCPGQVVIGGEREAVERAVAILRGEGARRLVPLHVSAPFHCDLMTPAARRLEPELRALRLRTPSVPVYSNVDARPRRSPAAIRRALIRQVDHPVYWEETLRAMWRDGIRHFVEVGPGTALSGFVRRTLPEARVSHVGEAAEAEELARRMEVGP, encoded by the coding sequence GTGGCGGCCGTGAGCCGGGTCGCCTGGCTCTTCCCCGGCCAGGGGGCGCAGGCGGTGGGGATGGGCTTCGACCTCTGGCAGCGCTGGGCCGTGGCGCGCCAGGCCTTCGCCTTGGCCGACCGCGTCCTCGGCTGGCCGCTCACCCGGCTCTGCTTCGAGGGTCCGCAAGCCGAACTGGACCGGACGGAGCGCACGCAGCCCGCGCTCCTGGCGGCCAGCGTGGCCGCCGCCCGGGTGCTCCGGGAGCTGGGGCAGCAGCCTGCCGCGGTGGCCGGCCTCAGCCTCGGCGAGTACTCCGCGCTGGTGGCGGCCGGCGCCGTCGAGCTGGAAGAAGCGCTCCGCCTGGTGGAGCACCGCGGCCGGTACATGCAGGAGGCGGTGCCCGAGGGTGCCGGGGCGATGGTGGCCGTGATCGGGCTGGAGCGGGAGCCGGTGGTCCGGGCCTGCCGGCAGGTGAGGGAGGCGGGGGGACTGGTCCAGCCGGTCAACTTCAACTGCCCCGGGCAAGTGGTGATCGGGGGCGAGCGGGAGGCGGTGGAACGGGCGGTGGCGATCCTGCGCGGGGAGGGCGCGCGGCGCCTCGTCCCCCTGCACGTGAGCGCACCGTTCCACTGCGACCTGATGACCCCGGCGGCGCGCCGCCTGGAGCCCGAGCTGCGCGCCCTCCGCCTGCGCACCCCCTCGGTCCCGGTCTACTCCAACGTGGACGCGCGCCCGCGCCGGTCGCCCGCCGCCATCCGCCGGGCGCTGATCCGGCAGGTGGATCACCCGGTCTACTGGGAGGAGACCCTGCGCGCGATGTGGAGGGATGGGATCCGCCACTTCGTCGAGGTCGGGCCCGGAACCGCCCTGAGCGGCTTCGTCCGCCGGACCCTGCCCGAGGCGAGGGTGAGCCACGTGGGCGAGGCGGCCGAGGCGGAGGAGCTGGCTCGTCGGATGGAGGTGGGTCCATGA
- a CDS encoding beta-ketoacyl-[acyl-carrier-protein] synthase family protein: protein MSGSGRNPKGRRRVFITGVGIVSPLGGDRESTWTALLAGRSGVGPLDRFPSEGWGVRIAAQVRDESVEEDDAEAVRYDRFIRFAARAAREALADAEARVGGSPQAERTGLFLGTGLGGIETLGRGVAWRRGAEPDFTETEILRTFPAVSALRFLAMRHGLRGPTASFSSACSSSAHGLGEALRAIRRGEADRVLVVGTEASIVPLAVAGFANMRALAGRNEEPWRASRPFDLERDGFVIGEGAAAMVLDAEERLRGGRPYAELAGYGMSEDAYHPTLPDPEGRGAEAAMRRALADAGVEPGQVGYINAHATGTPAGDEAEARAIGAVFGRYVGDGAAPWVSSTKAQTGHLLGAAGTLEAALTALALERGIVPGTATLEHPDPALAIRLFREPRAMRLQVAISNSFGFGGQNVTLVLSAVRGNGGPLD, encoded by the coding sequence GTGAGCGGCAGCGGCCGAAACCCGAAGGGGCGGCGCCGCGTCTTCATCACAGGGGTGGGTATCGTCAGCCCTCTCGGCGGGGACCGTGAGAGCACCTGGACGGCGCTCCTGGCAGGTCGCAGCGGCGTCGGTCCCCTGGACCGCTTCCCCAGCGAGGGGTGGGGGGTCCGGATCGCCGCCCAGGTGCGCGACGAGTCCGTGGAGGAAGACGATGCGGAGGCCGTCCGTTACGACCGCTTCATCCGCTTCGCGGCGCGGGCGGCGCGGGAGGCTCTGGCGGACGCGGAGGCGCGCGTGGGCGGTTCGCCGCAGGCGGAGCGGACCGGGCTCTTTCTGGGGACCGGGCTGGGCGGCATCGAGACGCTCGGCCGCGGCGTCGCCTGGCGGCGGGGGGCGGAGCCGGATTTCACGGAGACGGAGATCCTGCGGACGTTTCCGGCGGTGAGCGCGCTCCGCTTCCTGGCCATGCGGCACGGGTTGCGCGGCCCGACCGCCAGCTTCTCCAGCGCCTGCTCCTCCAGCGCCCACGGCCTGGGGGAGGCGCTGCGCGCCATCCGCCGGGGCGAGGCGGACCGGGTGCTGGTGGTGGGCACGGAGGCCTCTATCGTGCCCCTGGCGGTGGCGGGCTTCGCCAACATGCGCGCCCTGGCCGGGCGGAATGAGGAACCCTGGCGGGCCTCGCGGCCCTTCGACCTGGAGCGGGACGGCTTCGTCATCGGCGAGGGAGCGGCGGCGATGGTCCTGGACGCCGAGGAGCGCCTGCGCGGCGGGCGGCCGTACGCCGAGCTGGCCGGTTACGGGATGAGCGAGGATGCCTACCATCCCACGCTGCCCGATCCGGAGGGGCGGGGGGCCGAGGCGGCCATGCGACGGGCGCTCGCCGACGCGGGCGTGGAGCCCGGGCAGGTCGGCTACATCAACGCCCATGCCACCGGCACCCCGGCCGGCGACGAGGCGGAGGCGCGCGCCATCGGGGCGGTCTTCGGCCGGTACGTCGGGGACGGCGCGGCTCCCTGGGTCAGCTCGACCAAGGCGCAGACGGGCCACCTCCTGGGGGCGGCGGGCACGCTGGAGGCGGCGTTGACGGCCCTCGCCCTGGAGCGCGGCATCGTGCCCGGTACGGCCACGCTGGAGCATCCCGACCCCGCGCTGGCGATCCGGCTCTTCCGGGAGCCCCGGGCGATGCGGCTTCAGGTGGCCATCTCCAACAGCTTCGGCTTCGGGGGGCAGAACGTGACGCTGGTCCTCTCTGCGGTACGGGGAAACGGAGGCCCCCTGGATTGA
- a CDS encoding branched-chain amino acid ABC transporter ATP-binding protein/permease, with protein MSRERLATAWERAEARLWLPALLLALALPFLVNAYWIDVLNVFLLYLMAAIGLDLMVGQAGVYNFGQAAFYGVGAYTAAILATRLGVPLLWTVPVAVAAAAGLAALAAWPAIHLRGDYLLIVTVGLGEIFRIAVVNNPFGLTGGANGIPGIPYPVVLGQVLGTPERYYWLVLVATILTMLFWRRIVDSPVGRMWRLVREDEEAAMAMGVNPGRAKLLAVAAGAGVAGLAGALFAGKMAIVAPDSFTFWESTVMFAIVILGGPGSLPGLVVGAAAMQILPEFFRDFAQYRMVVFGAAMVAMMIFRPQGIWPARPWRFLGGEVAGERAGEARAARTDDGRAVRAEGAGEELLAVESVGKSFGGVVAVERVSFRLRRGEILGLIGPNGAGKTTLFNLITGFNQPDHGEIRLNGRPVAGLPAYRLASLGVSRTFQAVRLFSRLTVLENVLAGLYRFGGNGFWKVLLAPRRTRAEEAERVARARRILAQMGLERWENEVARNLPYGAQRRLEVARALAAEPVLLVLDEPAAGLNEQESAELMEQLRGIRDAGITLILIEHDMSVVMSLSDRVICLDQGRLIAEGTPAEVQTDARVIEAYLGVPGSELAGGESA; from the coding sequence GTGAGCCGGGAACGGCTGGCCACCGCCTGGGAGAGGGCGGAGGCGCGGCTCTGGCTGCCGGCGCTCCTGCTGGCCCTGGCCCTGCCCTTCCTGGTCAACGCCTACTGGATCGACGTCCTCAACGTCTTCCTTCTCTACCTGATGGCGGCCATCGGCCTGGACCTGATGGTGGGGCAGGCGGGCGTCTACAACTTCGGCCAGGCCGCTTTCTACGGCGTGGGCGCCTACACGGCCGCCATCCTGGCGACGCGGCTGGGCGTCCCGCTCCTCTGGACGGTGCCGGTGGCGGTCGCGGCGGCGGCGGGCCTGGCGGCGCTGGCCGCCTGGCCCGCCATCCACCTGCGCGGCGACTACCTCCTGATCGTGACGGTCGGGCTGGGGGAGATCTTCCGCATCGCGGTGGTCAACAACCCCTTCGGGCTGACCGGGGGGGCCAACGGGATCCCGGGCATCCCGTATCCGGTGGTGCTGGGCCAGGTCCTGGGGACGCCGGAGCGCTACTACTGGCTGGTCCTGGTCGCCACCATCCTGACCATGCTCTTCTGGCGGCGGATCGTCGACTCCCCGGTAGGCCGGATGTGGCGCCTGGTCCGGGAGGACGAGGAGGCGGCCATGGCCATGGGGGTCAACCCCGGCAGGGCCAAGCTCCTGGCGGTGGCGGCCGGGGCGGGCGTGGCCGGGCTGGCGGGGGCGCTCTTCGCCGGCAAGATGGCCATCGTGGCGCCGGACAGCTTCACCTTCTGGGAGTCGACGGTGATGTTCGCCATTGTCATCCTCGGTGGTCCCGGCTCGCTCCCGGGCCTGGTCGTCGGCGCCGCCGCCATGCAGATCCTGCCCGAGTTCTTCCGGGACTTCGCCCAGTACCGGATGGTGGTCTTCGGAGCCGCCATGGTGGCCATGATGATCTTCCGGCCGCAGGGCATCTGGCCTGCGCGGCCCTGGCGCTTCCTCGGCGGTGAGGTGGCGGGCGAGAGGGCGGGGGAAGCGCGGGCGGCCCGCACGGACGACGGGAGGGCCGTGCGGGCAGAGGGCGCCGGCGAGGAGCTTCTGGCGGTGGAGTCGGTGGGCAAGTCCTTCGGCGGTGTGGTGGCCGTCGAACGCGTCAGCTTCCGCCTGCGGCGCGGGGAGATCCTGGGCCTGATCGGGCCGAACGGGGCGGGGAAGACCACGCTCTTCAACCTGATCACGGGCTTCAACCAGCCCGACCACGGGGAGATCCGCCTGAACGGCCGCCCCGTCGCCGGGCTCCCCGCCTACCGCCTGGCCTCCCTGGGGGTGTCGCGGACCTTCCAGGCGGTCCGCCTCTTCTCCCGGCTGACGGTGCTGGAGAACGTGCTGGCCGGGCTCTACCGCTTCGGCGGGAACGGCTTCTGGAAGGTGCTTCTGGCACCGCGCCGGACCCGGGCGGAGGAGGCTGAAAGGGTGGCACGGGCCCGCCGGATCCTGGCGCAGATGGGGCTGGAGCGTTGGGAGAACGAGGTGGCGCGGAACCTGCCTTACGGTGCCCAGCGCCGGCTGGAGGTGGCGCGGGCGCTGGCGGCCGAACCGGTTCTGCTGGTGCTGGACGAACCGGCCGCGGGCCTCAACGAGCAGGAGAGCGCCGAGCTGATGGAGCAGCTGCGCGGAATCCGTGACGCCGGTATCACCCTGATCCTCATCGAGCACGACATGTCCGTGGTGATGAGCCTCTCCGACCGCGTGATCTGCCTCGACCAGGGGCGTCTGATCGCCGAGGGGACGCCGGCCGAGGTTCAGACGGATGCCAGGGTGATCGAGGCGTACCTGGGCGTGCCGGGGTCCGAGCTGGCCGGGGGTGAGAGCGCATGA
- a CDS encoding DUF177 domain-containing protein, with translation MIGLKIDISELRKQEPGARTLVRGEERWEPEEADDGLPVLVAPVRYTVELERLPHRILAHVEADTVARLSCDRCLGEFEQPLHLDYAETYQTPEESERWPRDDKEADDRPTRLADPRGGTVDLGEGLRENLFLGLPLKRLCKPDCRGLCPVCGANLNEVDCGHRPSGGHDPRWAALERLRLPGTGSGGDEGREKSDGQS, from the coding sequence GTGATCGGGCTGAAGATCGACATCTCCGAGCTGCGGAAGCAGGAGCCGGGCGCCCGCACCCTGGTCCGGGGCGAGGAGCGCTGGGAGCCGGAGGAGGCGGACGACGGGCTACCGGTGCTGGTGGCACCGGTGCGCTACACGGTGGAGCTGGAGCGCCTGCCCCACCGGATCCTGGCACATGTCGAGGCCGACACGGTGGCTCGGCTGAGCTGCGACCGCTGCCTCGGCGAGTTCGAGCAGCCCCTGCATCTGGATTACGCGGAGACCTACCAGACACCCGAGGAGAGCGAGCGCTGGCCCCGGGACGACAAGGAAGCGGACGACCGCCCGACGCGCCTGGCCGACCCCCGAGGCGGGACCGTCGACCTCGGGGAGGGCCTGCGCGAGAACCTCTTCCTGGGCCTTCCGCTCAAGCGCCTCTGCAAGCCGGACTGCCGCGGGCTCTGCCCGGTCTGCGGGGCCAACCTGAACGAGGTCGACTGCGGTCACCGGCCTTCCGGCGGCCACGATCCGCGCTGGGCCGCGCTGGAGCGGCTCCGCCTCCCCGGGACCGGCTCCGGGGGCGACGAGGGGAGGGAGAAAAGCGATGGGCAATCCTAA